One genomic window of Staphylococcus hsinchuensis includes the following:
- the rplS gene encoding 50S ribosomal protein L19, which yields MSNHKLIEAVTQSQLRTDIPSFRPGDSLRVHVRIIEGNRERIQVFEGVVIKRRGGGISETFTVRKISSGVGVERTFPLHTPKIEKIEVRRRGKVRRAKLYYLRELRGKAARIKEIR from the coding sequence ATGAGTAATCACAAATTAATCGAAGCAGTTACACAATCACAATTACGCACAGATATCCCTTCATTCCGTCCAGGTGACTCTTTAAGAGTACACGTACGTATTATTGAAGGTAACCGTGAGCGTATCCAAGTATTCGAAGGTGTAGTTATCAAACGTCGCGGTGGAGGTATTTCAGAAACTTTCACAGTACGTAAGATTTCTTCAGGTGTAGGTGTTGAACGTACATTCCCATTACACACACCTAAAATCGAAAAAATCGAAGTTAGACGTCGTGGTAAAGTACGTCGTGCTAAATTATACTACTTACGTGAATTACGTGGTAAAGCTGCTCGAATCAAAGAAATTCGTTAA
- the rimM gene encoding ribosome maturation factor RimM (Essential for efficient processing of 16S rRNA): MKVEVGKFVNTHGVKGEIKIKSNSDFTDTRFQPGEIVTIEREDQQPIEFTIASHRVHKGFHLVTFEGVNNINDIEYLKGETLLQERDHEEIELGEHEYFYSDIIGCTVFDDEGTPIGRVINIMETGANDVWIVKGEKEYLIPYIADVVKDVDVEGRSITITPMEGLLD, encoded by the coding sequence ATGAAAGTTGAAGTAGGTAAATTCGTTAATACACATGGTGTAAAAGGTGAAATTAAAATAAAATCAAATTCAGATTTTACAGATACACGTTTTCAACCAGGAGAAATTGTGACAATCGAACGTGAAGATCAACAACCTATCGAATTCACAATCGCTTCACACCGAGTACATAAAGGATTTCATTTAGTTACATTTGAAGGTGTAAACAATATTAATGATATCGAATATTTAAAGGGCGAAACTTTATTACAAGAACGCGATCACGAAGAAATCGAATTAGGGGAACATGAATACTTCTATTCTGATATTATTGGTTGTACTGTGTTTGACGATGAGGGCACGCCAATTGGACGTGTGATTAATATTATGGAAACGGGTGCAAATGACGTCTGGATTGTCAAAGGTGAGAAAGAATATTTAATCCCATATATTGCAGATGTGGTGAAAGATGTAGACGTAGAAGGTAGAAGTATTACAATTACACCAATGGAAGGGTTATTAGACTAA
- the trmD gene encoding tRNA (guanosine(37)-N1)-methyltransferase TrmD translates to MKIDFLTLFPEMFDGVLNHSILKRAQDKSLLQVHTHNFRDYANNKHNQVDDYPFGGGQGMVLKPEPMFNALEHIEQTAESRVILMCPQGRPFSQEIAQELSESDHLVFICGHYEGYDERIREHLVTDEISMGDYVLTGGELPAMVMTDAIVRLLPGVLGNQQSHEDDSFQDGLLEFPQYTRPRNYNDMEVPEVLLSGNHAHIDAWRHEQKLIRTWEKRPDLLEHYDLSDNDKKILENHKKQLKNK, encoded by the coding sequence ATGAAAATAGATTTTTTAACATTATTTCCAGAAATGTTTGATGGCGTTTTAAATCATTCAATTTTAAAAAGAGCGCAAGATAAATCATTATTACAAGTTCATACGCATAATTTTCGTGACTATGCTAATAATAAACACAATCAGGTAGACGATTATCCATTTGGTGGGGGTCAAGGTATGGTATTGAAGCCTGAACCAATGTTTAATGCTTTAGAGCACATTGAACAAACAGCTGAATCACGTGTTATATTAATGTGCCCTCAAGGCCGCCCATTCAGTCAAGAAATTGCTCAAGAATTGAGTGAATCAGATCATCTTGTGTTCATTTGTGGTCATTATGAAGGTTATGACGAACGTATACGTGAACATTTAGTAACCGATGAAATCTCTATGGGTGATTATGTATTAACAGGTGGAGAATTACCGGCAATGGTAATGACAGATGCTATCGTAAGATTATTACCAGGTGTGCTAGGTAATCAACAGTCACATGAAGATGATTCTTTTCAAGACGGCTTATTAGAATTTCCTCAATACACACGTCCTCGAAATTATAATGATATGGAAGTGCCTGAAGTGTTATTATCAGGAAATCATGCCCATATAGATGCTTGGAGACACGAACAAAAGTTAATCAGAACATGGGAGAAACGTCCTGATTTATTAGAGCATTATGATCTTTCAGATAATGATAAAAAGATACTGGAAAATCACAAAAAGCAATTGAAAAATAAATAG
- a CDS encoding putative DNA-binding protein has protein sequence MSQNDLIKTIRMNYLFDFYQSLLTKKQRNYLELFYLQDYSLSEIADTFDVSRQAVYDNIRRTGDLVEDYEAKLGLYKSFEQRKLIYDEMKKYTNDPHKMNAYIQQLEDLE, from the coding sequence ATGAGCCAAAATGATTTAATTAAAACGATTCGCATGAATTACCTGTTTGATTTTTATCAATCACTTCTCACAAAGAAACAACGCAATTACTTAGAATTATTCTACCTTCAAGATTATTCACTGAGTGAAATTGCTGACACGTTTGATGTGAGTCGACAAGCAGTGTATGATAACATAAGAAGAACTGGCGATTTAGTAGAAGATTACGAAGCCAAATTGGGATTGTATAAAAGCTTTGAACAACGAAAATTGATATATGATGAAATGAAAAAATATACAAATGATCCACATAAAATGAATGCATACATTCAACAACTTGAGGATTTAGAATAA
- the ffh gene encoding signal recognition particle protein, whose translation MAFEGLSDRLQGTMEKIRGKGKVTEADIKTMMREVRLALLEADVNFKVVKEFVKTVSDRALGSDVMKSLTPGQQVIKIVQDELTQLMGGENSTIKMANKPPTVVMMVGLQGAGKTTTAGKLALLMRKKYNKKPLLVAADIYRPAAIDQLETVGKQIDIPVYTEGDQVKPQQIVDNAIKHAKEEHLDFVIIDTAGRLHVDEALMQELSDVKEITKPDEIMLVVDAMTGQDAVNVAQSFDDQLTISGVTLTKLDGDTRGGAALSIRSVTQKPIKFVGVSEKLDGLELFHPERMASRILGMGDVLSLIEKAQQDVDQEKAKNLEKKMRTSSFTLDDFLEQLDQVKNLGPLDDIMKMIPGMNKMKGLDNLKMDDKQIDHIKAIIQSMTATERSNPETLNVSRKKRIAKGSGRSLQEVNRLMKQFNEMKKMMKQFTGGGKGKKGKRKQMENMLNGMNLPF comes from the coding sequence ATGGCTTTTGAAGGATTATCCGATCGTTTACAAGGAACGATGGAAAAAATTCGAGGCAAAGGTAAAGTAACTGAAGCTGATATTAAAACAATGATGCGTGAAGTAAGATTAGCGTTATTAGAAGCCGATGTTAACTTTAAAGTCGTTAAAGAATTTGTAAAGACTGTATCAGATAGAGCCTTGGGTTCAGATGTAATGAAATCTCTTACACCTGGTCAACAAGTCATCAAGATCGTACAAGACGAACTAACACAACTGATGGGTGGGGAGAACTCTACCATAAAGATGGCTAACAAGCCGCCAACTGTTGTAATGATGGTTGGTTTACAAGGTGCAGGTAAAACGACAACTGCTGGTAAACTAGCACTATTAATGCGTAAAAAATATAATAAAAAGCCATTACTCGTTGCAGCAGATATTTATCGACCAGCTGCAATTGACCAATTGGAAACTGTCGGTAAACAAATCGACATTCCAGTATATACAGAAGGTGACCAAGTTAAACCACAACAAATCGTGGACAATGCGATTAAACATGCAAAAGAAGAACATTTAGATTTCGTAATTATTGATACTGCTGGGCGTTTACATGTAGATGAAGCATTGATGCAAGAATTAAGTGACGTTAAAGAAATTACGAAACCTGATGAAATTATGTTAGTCGTTGATGCCATGACAGGTCAAGATGCTGTTAATGTAGCACAATCATTCGATGATCAACTCACAATTTCTGGTGTAACATTAACAAAACTTGATGGTGATACACGTGGTGGTGCAGCACTTTCAATCCGTTCTGTAACGCAGAAACCTATCAAATTTGTCGGTGTGAGTGAAAAATTAGATGGTTTAGAACTATTCCATCCAGAACGAATGGCATCACGTATACTCGGAATGGGAGACGTTCTTAGTCTCATTGAAAAGGCACAACAAGATGTAGATCAAGAAAAAGCGAAAAATCTTGAGAAAAAAATGAGAACTTCATCATTTACCCTAGATGATTTCCTTGAACAATTAGACCAAGTGAAGAACTTAGGACCATTAGATGACATTATGAAAATGATTCCTGGTATGAATAAGATGAAAGGTCTAGACAATCTTAAAATGGACGACAAACAGATAGACCATATTAAAGCAATTATTCAATCAATGACTGCGACTGAGCGTAGCAATCCAGAAACACTTAATGTCTCTCGTAAGAAACGTATTGCCAAAGGTTCTGGCCGTTCATTACAAGAAGTGAATCGTCTTATGAAACAATTCAATGAAATGAAGAAAATGATGAAACAATTCACTGGTGGCGGCAAAGGTAAAAAAGGTAAACGTAAACAAATGGAAAACATGCTTAATGGTATGAATTTACCATTCTAA
- a CDS encoding YfhO family protein — protein MLNKIWSNKFTRLLTILALGVAVSFMAYAPYIYRYITQGIVFSGSGDGYRQMMPFQMYLYEHISQFKSFYDHSFGLGGDYIKDLSYYYATSPFTYINFIFVWISETVFHANPHSLHFWATNQLIVSFFKGVAGFVIAFYYFRYLRFKFVTTFISAMLFGASTTMIHFNFTWSYYGDLFIFLPLSLWGLERLFKERKAGLFIFAIALTLFSNFYFSYYEAIVVLAYYIYRCVYPHPQDSITRKQKLWVIPIAVFISTLIGIWGFYTGVSSFLNNDRVSNPHFKIEMFTNFARQKHFFSNGFYITVSIIAVVALLSFKLYRHYYYRLFAVATWIMLIGSLTPYFDSMFNGFSTPERRWVYILALTTAGLIALFIQHLSELTFKDYVYACTPTLLIMFVMSLVVKNEVMTWMYVCLVLMLFIGLILFKRKLMTKPWTLITLVALLLIQQIVILSNDHHNNVVRYESTLNNMNDSSYKSKALNQSIKQVNEKHSDDPLSRIDYMSAYGLNSPMIYHFDGIALYSSIFDGDILKYYDKQLQINMPVDKNSTYRLMSNRANEMALWDVKDRFRRPNDLNMSYGFKQHDIVKHSDKESFIHSTNQIDYPSAHIAHKVYDKDELKSPLDREQAMLKGVVFNDNKHKANSHLKLNQNLLNKTKSELHNAHRDDKGHLIIEQDKGGVSYHLPSSIANKYKDMYVEMDVELLSPDKQHDVAVNEYNQHRNELSYKYRRFVSPVTMRVKANQNLDIKLSKGQYRFNIKGIYGENYHTLKQATHRLDKVDVKQTRSGYTIHKDKNDHGYIVLPMAYREGMHAQANGKQVPVQQGNGIMTVIPVEKGQQTIKLSYTPPHTLLLILLSSIGIILSIGFTWWLRHKLKVKK, from the coding sequence ATGTTAAATAAGATCTGGTCTAATAAATTTACAAGATTGCTAACCATATTAGCATTAGGGGTCGCCGTAAGCTTTATGGCTTACGCCCCTTATATTTATCGTTACATTACTCAAGGCATTGTCTTTAGTGGATCTGGTGATGGCTATCGACAAATGATGCCTTTCCAAATGTATTTATATGAGCATATTTCCCAATTCAAGAGTTTTTATGATCATTCATTTGGTTTAGGCGGCGATTACATAAAAGATTTATCATATTATTATGCCACATCACCATTTACTTACATTAATTTTATTTTTGTGTGGATTAGTGAAACAGTATTTCATGCTAATCCGCATTCATTACATTTCTGGGCGACAAATCAACTCATTGTTTCATTTTTTAAAGGTGTCGCAGGGTTTGTTATAGCGTTCTATTATTTTAGATATTTGAGATTTAAATTTGTTACCACTTTTATAAGCGCTATGCTATTTGGCGCTTCAACGACAATGATACATTTTAATTTTACTTGGTCTTATTACGGCGATTTATTTATTTTCTTACCTTTATCTTTATGGGGATTGGAACGCTTATTTAAAGAAAGAAAAGCAGGATTATTTATTTTCGCTATTGCTTTAACACTATTTTCAAATTTCTATTTCAGTTACTACGAGGCTATAGTTGTTTTAGCATATTACATATATAGATGTGTTTATCCTCACCCTCAAGATAGCATTACACGCAAACAAAAATTATGGGTTATACCAATAGCGGTGTTCATAAGTACATTAATAGGTATTTGGGGATTCTATACTGGTGTTTCTTCATTTTTAAATAATGATCGTGTCAGTAATCCCCATTTTAAAATTGAAATGTTTACAAACTTTGCTAGACAGAAACATTTCTTCAGTAATGGTTTTTACATAACCGTTTCAATTATTGCCGTCGTAGCACTATTATCGTTTAAGCTATACCGTCATTACTATTATCGTTTATTCGCTGTTGCAACATGGATTATGTTAATTGGTTCATTAACGCCCTACTTCGATAGTATGTTTAACGGTTTTTCAACACCAGAACGACGTTGGGTTTATATCTTAGCATTAACGACGGCTGGTCTGATTGCATTATTTATTCAACATTTATCGGAACTGACATTTAAAGATTATGTCTATGCCTGTACACCAACACTACTCATCATGTTTGTCATGTCATTAGTCGTTAAAAATGAAGTTATGACATGGATGTACGTTTGCTTAGTTCTCATGTTGTTTATCGGTTTGATACTGTTCAAACGTAAACTAATGACGAAACCTTGGACTTTAATAACATTAGTCGCCCTATTACTAATTCAACAAATCGTCATTTTAAGTAATGATCACCATAATAATGTAGTAAGATATGAATCAACTTTAAATAATATGAATGATTCAAGTTATAAAAGTAAAGCACTCAATCAAAGCATTAAACAAGTCAATGAAAAACACAGTGACGATCCTTTATCACGTATAGATTACATGTCGGCATATGGATTGAACTCACCAATGATTTATCATTTTGATGGGATTGCACTATATTCAAGTATATTTGATGGAGATATTTTGAAATACTATGATAAACAACTTCAAATTAATATGCCGGTGGATAAAAATAGTACCTATCGATTAATGTCAAATAGAGCTAACGAGATGGCTTTATGGGACGTCAAAGACCGCTTTAGAAGACCGAATGATTTAAACATGTCTTATGGGTTCAAACAACACGATATTGTAAAACACTCAGATAAAGAATCATTTATTCATTCAACAAACCAAATTGACTATCCAAGTGCACATATCGCACATAAAGTTTACGATAAAGATGAACTGAAATCACCGCTGGACCGTGAACAAGCTATGTTGAAGGGTGTCGTGTTTAACGATAATAAACATAAAGCAAACAGCCATTTAAAATTAAATCAAAATTTATTAAATAAAACTAAATCTGAATTACACAATGCACATCGAGATGATAAAGGTCATTTAATCATCGAACAAGATAAAGGCGGCGTTTCTTATCACCTTCCATCTTCAATTGCTAATAAATATAAAGATATGTATGTTGAGATGGATGTAGAGTTACTCTCTCCTGACAAACAACATGATGTAGCTGTAAATGAATATAACCAACACCGTAATGAACTTTCTTATAAATATAGACGTTTTGTATCGCCTGTAACTATGCGCGTTAAAGCGAATCAAAATTTAGATATTAAATTATCTAAAGGACAATACCGCTTTAACATTAAAGGCATTTATGGTGAAAATTATCATACATTAAAACAAGCTACACATAGGCTAGATAAAGTAGATGTTAAGCAAACACGTTCAGGTTATACAATTCACAAAGATAAAAATGATCATGGTTATATCGTGTTGCCAATGGCCTATAGAGAAGGTATGCATGCACAAGCAAATGGTAAGCAAGTTCCAGTACAACAAGGTAACGGTATAATGACCGTGATCCCAGTAGAAAAAGGACAACAAACGATTAAACTCAGTTATACACCACCACACACACTTTTATTAATTCTCCTAAGTAGTATTGGAATCATACTCAGTATTGGTTTCACATGGTGGTTGAGACACAAGTTAAAAGTTAAAAAATAA
- the rpsP gene encoding 30S ribosomal protein S16 → MAVKLRLKRLGSKRNPFYRIVAADARAPRDGRSIEQIGTYNPNNVQAPEVKIDEELALKWLKEGARPTDTVHNILSKQGIMKKFDELK, encoded by the coding sequence ATGGCAGTTAAATTACGTTTAAAACGTTTAGGTTCTAAAAGAAATCCATTCTACCGTATTGTAGCAGCTGATGCTCGTGCGCCACGTGATGGTCGTAGCATTGAACAAATTGGTACTTACAACCCAAATAATGTTCAAGCTCCAGAAGTTAAAATCGACGAAGAGCTAGCATTAAAATGGTTAAAAGAAGGTGCAAGACCAACTGACACTGTTCACAATATCTTATCTAAACAAGGTATTATGAAAAAATTCGACGAACTAAAATAG
- a CDS encoding LLM class flavin-dependent oxidoreductase, which translates to MNNEETKEINIGILIIACGHHQAAWLMPDSSIERVGDMTYYQELAQIAERGLFDAVFFADNQAFPANSDSDMPAFWFDPIVSLSVLSQVTNHVGLVATISSTFSNPFTAARQILSLDHITGGRIGWNLVTSMTDLEAWNHNLPELPERASRYEKADEFAELMNKLLVSWDEKDFIHDRQNQRIINSDEINAFNHQGKYFNVNGPLTVPKSPQQKPVAMQAGASKQGVALATKYADAVYSVSWNLKQAKAFRKKLDTQIENSDVEQRHIKIFPGLVTYVGETTEEAYAKKERLDQSLPIEAALNQLSFFIQQDCSDWNLDEPVPPLPPVEEFTGPVGRYETVLEIIRDTEPTLRELLGYLSAGGGHLTLIGTPKEIVDTMQEWIELGVADGFNLMPPVLPNSLEDFVDYIIPELQRRGLFRTAYEGSTFRENLGI; encoded by the coding sequence ATGAATAATGAAGAAACAAAGGAAATCAATATAGGGATATTAATCATTGCATGTGGACATCATCAAGCAGCATGGTTAATGCCCGATTCTAGTATCGAACGTGTAGGAGATATGACTTACTATCAAGAATTAGCACAAATCGCAGAACGCGGTCTATTTGATGCGGTATTTTTTGCAGATAATCAAGCTTTCCCTGCAAATTCAGATAGCGATATGCCTGCGTTTTGGTTTGATCCTATTGTCAGTTTATCTGTCTTATCTCAAGTAACAAATCATGTGGGACTAGTTGCAACCATTTCGAGCACTTTCTCAAATCCATTTACCGCAGCACGCCAAATATTGAGTTTAGATCATATTACTGGTGGGCGTATCGGATGGAATCTTGTGACTTCCATGACAGACTTAGAAGCATGGAATCATAATTTACCTGAACTTCCTGAACGTGCTTCACGTTATGAAAAAGCAGATGAATTTGCAGAATTAATGAATAAGTTACTCGTTTCATGGGATGAAAAAGACTTTATACATGATAGACAAAATCAACGTATCATCAACTCAGACGAGATTAATGCGTTTAATCATCAAGGTAAGTATTTTAACGTTAATGGTCCTCTGACTGTTCCAAAAAGCCCTCAACAAAAACCAGTTGCGATGCAAGCAGGTGCATCAAAGCAAGGTGTAGCTTTAGCCACTAAATATGCAGACGCAGTTTATTCTGTATCATGGAACTTAAAGCAAGCAAAAGCCTTTCGTAAAAAACTAGATACCCAAATAGAAAATAGCGATGTAGAACAAAGACATATTAAAATCTTCCCCGGTTTAGTCACATATGTAGGCGAAACGACGGAAGAGGCCTATGCTAAAAAGGAACGATTAGATCAATCGCTACCAATTGAGGCAGCTTTAAATCAACTCAGTTTCTTTATACAACAAGATTGTAGCGACTGGAACTTGGATGAACCTGTACCACCCTTACCGCCTGTAGAAGAATTCACGGGTCCAGTTGGGCGTTATGAGACAGTTTTAGAAATTATTCGTGATACCGAACCAACATTACGTGAATTACTCGGTTACCTTAGTGCAGGTGGCGGTCATTTAACACTTATCGGTACTCCTAAAGAAATTGTAGATACGATGCAAGAATGGATTGAACTTGGTGTGGCTGATGGCTTCAATTTAATGCCACCAGTTCTCCCTAATAGTTTAGAAGATTTCGTAGACTATATCATACCTGAATTGCAAAGAAGGGGCTTATTTAGAACAGCTTATGAAGGTTCTACGTTTAGAGAAAATTTAGGCATTTAA
- a CDS encoding helix-turn-helix transcriptional regulator, with protein sequence MNKLNEYRKKNQLSQLELARKVNVSRQTINLIENNKYNPSLNLCINICLALGATLDDIFWEE encoded by the coding sequence TTGAATAAACTTAATGAATATAGGAAAAAGAATCAATTATCTCAATTAGAATTAGCTCGAAAGGTAAATGTTTCAAGACAGACAATTAATTTAATTGAAAATAATAAGTACAATCCCTCATTAAATTTATGTATTAACATTTGTCTAGCATTAGGCGCAACATTAGACGATATTTTTTGGGAGGAGTAA
- a CDS encoding 3-oxoacyl-ACP reductase, giving the protein MRKTVLVTGSSRGLGATTVKTLAEQGHNVVINYFQSESKAQQLVEEIGTDQAIAIQADVTKRDEVEALVQKASQHFGQIDAIVNNALVGFKFDPTQQKAFKDLSWEDYQQQLDGTLKSAFNVIQSVLPQFIDRQDGAIVSIGTNLYQNPVVPYHEYTTAKAGLIGLTRNVAAELGQQGIRANVVSGGLLKTTDASAATTPEVFDMIGQTTPLRKVTTPQDVANMVAYLISDQATGITGQNFTIDGGLTMN; this is encoded by the coding sequence ATGCGTAAAACAGTATTAGTTACAGGTAGTAGCCGTGGATTAGGTGCAACTACTGTTAAAACATTGGCTGAGCAAGGACACAACGTTGTAATTAATTATTTTCAAAGTGAATCAAAGGCTCAACAGCTCGTGGAAGAAATCGGTACAGATCAAGCGATTGCTATTCAAGCCGATGTAACAAAAAGAGATGAAGTAGAAGCATTAGTTCAGAAAGCGTCACAACATTTCGGTCAAATTGATGCTATCGTGAATAATGCACTCGTTGGTTTCAAATTTGACCCGACACAACAAAAGGCATTTAAAGATTTATCTTGGGAAGATTACCAACAACAACTTGATGGTACGTTGAAATCAGCTTTTAATGTGATACAGAGTGTATTACCTCAATTTATAGATAGACAAGATGGTGCAATTGTTTCTATCGGTACTAACTTATATCAAAATCCTGTTGTTCCCTATCATGAATATACAACAGCTAAAGCAGGTCTCATTGGTTTAACTCGTAATGTAGCCGCTGAATTAGGTCAACAAGGCATACGAGCTAATGTAGTTTCTGGTGGGTTACTAAAGACAACAGACGCAAGTGCAGCGACGACGCCAGAGGTATTCGATATGATTGGCCAAACTACGCCTTTAAGAAAGGTTACAACACCACAAGATGTAGCAAATATGGTAGCTTATTTAATTTCTGATCAAGCTACAGGTATAACAGGTCAAAACTTTACAATTGATGGCGGTTTAACGATGAATTAA
- the ftsY gene encoding signal recognition particle-docking protein FtsY has product MSFFKRLKDKFSGTPEDVQDELEPLDSDEEQPLEDDQEEQPKKKAPRKLSEADFDEDGLISIEDFEEIEAQQIGAKFKAGLEKSRENFQEQLNNLIARYRKVDEDFFEALEEMLITADVGFDTVMQLVEELRFEAQKRNITETEDLREVIVEKIVDIYHQDEENSEAMDLEDGRLNVILMVGVNGVGKTTTIGKLAHRYQSEGKKVMLAAGDTFRAGAIEQLNIWGDRVGVEVTSQSEGSDPAAVIYDAINAAKSKGADILICDTAGRLQNKANLMNELEKVKRVIGRAVPDAPHEVLLCLDATTGQNALSQAKSFKEVTNVTGIVLTKLDGTAKGGIVLAIRNELHIPVKYVGLGEKLDDLQPFNPESYVYGLFADMIEQNVDESEIDHNEEQSESTDNEIEGQYHEPK; this is encoded by the coding sequence ATGAGCTTTTTTAAAAGATTAAAAGATAAATTTTCTGGTACACCAGAAGACGTGCAAGATGAGTTAGAACCGTTAGATTCAGATGAGGAACAACCTCTAGAAGATGACCAAGAAGAACAACCGAAAAAGAAAGCTCCTAGAAAATTAAGTGAAGCTGATTTTGATGAAGATGGCTTAATTTCGATTGAAGATTTTGAAGAAATTGAAGCGCAACAAATTGGTGCTAAATTTAAAGCTGGTTTAGAGAAATCGAGAGAAAATTTCCAAGAACAATTAAATAACTTAATCGCACGTTACCGTAAAGTTGACGAAGACTTTTTCGAAGCGCTAGAAGAAATGTTAATCACTGCGGATGTTGGTTTTGATACAGTGATGCAACTCGTGGAAGAGTTACGTTTTGAAGCGCAAAAACGTAATATTACTGAAACAGAAGATTTACGTGAAGTTATCGTTGAAAAAATCGTTGATATTTACCATCAAGATGAAGAAAATTCAGAAGCAATGGATTTAGAAGATGGTAGATTAAATGTGATTTTAATGGTAGGCGTAAACGGTGTAGGTAAGACAACGACAATTGGTAAGTTAGCGCACCGTTACCAATCAGAAGGTAAAAAAGTTATGCTTGCTGCCGGTGATACTTTCCGTGCAGGTGCAATTGAACAGTTAAATATTTGGGGAGACCGTGTCGGTGTCGAAGTAACGAGTCAAAGTGAAGGTTCAGATCCTGCTGCTGTCATTTATGATGCGATTAACGCTGCGAAGAGTAAGGGTGCAGATATATTAATTTGCGATACTGCAGGTCGTTTACAAAATAAAGCTAACTTGATGAATGAGTTAGAGAAAGTAAAACGTGTCATTGGTCGTGCAGTACCAGACGCACCACATGAAGTATTATTATGTTTAGATGCAACAACGGGTCAAAATGCCTTATCACAAGCAAAATCATTTAAAGAAGTTACTAATGTAACAGGTATCGTATTAACTAAATTAGATGGTACAGCTAAAGGTGGTATTGTATTAGCAATTCGAAATGAATTACACATACCAGTTAAATACGTAGGTTTAGGTGAAAAACTAGACGACTTACAACCGTTTAACCCAGAAAGTTATGTCTATGGATTATTCGCTGATATGATAGAACAAAATGTAGATGAATCTGAAATTGACCATAATGAGGAACAATCAGAGTCAACTGATAATGAGATAGAAGGTCAATACCATGAGCCAAAATGA